CTGTTTGTTCATCCCGGATGAATTGTTTCTCTGTCCGGATTAATGACGAACGAAAATTCTGGTTGAAACTCACAGCAAGCGGACCGAACATGTTTCGATAATTGAGTCGTGTGTCCCAGTGGTATCGGTTCAGTAACTTATCAAAGCCGATGGATGCTTGATTTGGTATGTGAAAATCCGAAGCAGAAGTTTCCTGATTTACCTGCGCAACCGATGGAAAGGATAACAGAGCGAGGAACAGGCTCATCCACAACAAACGATATTGTACTATGGCTTTCATAACCGGGTCAATTATAGAGAATCTGTCGGCAATTAACAATCACTCAATGAACGATCTTTTGTTCGACTCGTTTTTTTTCGTCAACCCGGGTGCTAGATTGAGGTTTGGTTATCTCTTTCTCATTTCGTACTTTGCCATGCGTATGCAGCATGTATTTCTCCAAGTGTACGCCCGATGAAGAGGCTTAAACGTTCCCGCAACCGTTTTCTGTCTCCGTATCATTATCTCCCCGCATCCAATCTTCATCTTCTATCGTAATTTCGGCAAATGTTCTCCTCAATGGTAAAAATATTATTGATTGTCCCGTTTACGGTGGTGATGTCTATTATCACTACGGTTGCAATTGTTCTGACCCGAAGCCCGGAATTATTTGATACGCTTGTCCGATTTTTCTATTCGGGAATTTTGGTGTTGAGCGGCGTGAAGGTAAACGTCCTCGGACTCGAAGCGATTGATGTTTCCCGCAACTATATTTATGTTGCCAATCATGCCAGTTACTATGATATCCCATCGGTGATGACCGGCATTCCTGACAGATTCATTCGCATCATGTATAAAAAAGAATTGCAGAAAATTCCGGTGTTCGGTTGGGCGATGAAGTGGACACGGTTTTATATTCCCATCAATCGCGGACGGGGAATGGAAGCGCAACAGAGTTTAGAGAAAGCAATCGAACGGATTAAGAACGGTGAATCAGTGTTACTGTTTGCAGAAGGAACACGAACAACGGATGGAAAACTTCAGCAATTCAAACGCGGTGCATTTAATATTGCTGTGAAAGCCGGAATCCCTGTCGTGCCGGTTACGATTAACGGAAGTTATGGAATTATGCCGAAAAGTTCTTTCCGGATTCGTTCCGGTGAAATTACATTGACCGTCAGTAAACCGATTTTACCACCAGCGGAAGACGGGAAAGCATCCGAACTTCAACTCATGGAAGAAGTGTATCAATCAATCCAACAGAATTATATCAAACAATAATATGTCAGTCACTATCAAAGAAGTTGAACGTGTCGCAAATCTGGCGCGGCTCGAATTTACAGAAGAAGAAAAAGAAACTTTCACGCACCAATTGAACGACATTCTCGCGTACATGGAAAAGTTAAATGAACT
This sequence is a window from Ignavibacteriota bacterium. Protein-coding genes within it:
- a CDS encoding 1-acyl-sn-glycerol-3-phosphate acyltransferase; protein product: MVKILLIVPFTVVMSIITTVAIVLTRSPELFDTLVRFFYSGILVLSGVKVNVLGLEAIDVSRNYIYVANHASYYDIPSVMTGIPDRFIRIMYKKELQKIPVFGWAMKWTRFYIPINRGRGMEAQQSLEKAIERIKNGESVLLFAEGTRTTDGKLQQFKRGAFNIAVKAGIPVVPVTINGSYGIMPKSSFRIRSGEITLTVSKPILPPAEDGKASELQLMEEVYQSIQQNYIKQ